TGGCACGACCACGCTGCGCCATCTCTTCACCGGCCGTCGCAACTGGCTCGAAGTGGTGCGCGGGGTCGGTCCGGCGTCGATCGAATTGGGGCTGACGAACGACGATGCGAGCAGTGTCGCACGGGTCGTCGCCGGGTGGCGGCGCGATGGGGTTGTGTTTGACAGCGGTGCGGTGGGGCGGCCCGATGGGCAGCACGCCGCGCCGTGGTACCTCCGTTGGGCGGTGCGTGGCGCCACGGATGCGATGTTCGGTGTGGAGCTCGATGCCTACCACCCGCTGCTCTACCGACGGCTGGCGGAATGGGATTCGTTGCCGGTCGACCATCAGGATCGTGTGCGCGCCTTGCGGCCACACTTCGCGACGGAGCGGCTCTTCTCCGAGATCACCGGCGCGACGCTGGCGATTCCGGTCGAGGAAATCCGGCGGCTGCGGAACGCGCTGCGTGGTGGTGGGCTGCAGGTCGTCGACGAGGGCGAGGGTTTGGTGGTGCTGCTGGCCGATGGGGTGCGGCTGCGATTCGTGCCGGCGTGGAATCAGCCGGGGCTGCGCCGGCTGGAGTTCTACCTGACGCGCGCGGTGCCGGCCAATCCGATCTATCGGTTGGGGCAGCATTCGCGGTTGCGGTTCGGACCGGGGCGCGTGGCGGCCTGGGATTTTGATTTGCCGTGATGCACGGCGAGGAGTGGCAGATGGCGTTGGCGACGTTGGGTGGCGGCTGCTTCTGGTGCCTGGAGGCGGTGTTTGAGCGGGTGGCGGGCGTGACGGCGGTGGTGTCGGGGTACGCGGGCGGGCATGTGCCGTCGCCGTCCTACGAGGCGGTGTGCGCTGGCATCACCGGACACGCAGAGGTCGTGCAAGTCGAGTTCGATCCGGCGGTGATCAGTTACCACGACCTGCTCGAGATCTTCTTCACGATCCATGACCCGACGATGCTGAACCGCCAGGGACACGATAGCGGGACGCAATACCGGTCGGCGATCTACACCCACGACGCGGGGCAAGCCGACGTGGCGCCAGCGCTGGTGGCCTCGTTGGAGGCGGACGCGGTCTTTCCGCGCCCGATCGTCACCGAGGTGACCCCGCTCGACACGTTCTGGCCGGCGGAGGCCCACCATCAGCAGTACTTCCGGCGGCACCCGGCGCAGCCCTACTGCGCCGCGGTGATCGCCCCGAAGGTGGCGAAGCTCCGGGCCAAGTGGGCGTCGCGGCTGCGAAACGCCTCGGGCGAGATGACCTCCGCCCCTTGAGCCTGACGCACGACCGGGGCATCCTCCACCATGGGTGGCGCGGATGCGCCGGGGCAGATCAGGCACGAGGGAGGGGTCGTGGCGAAAGGCGGGGCGGGGAAGTCACTGCTGGACTGGATCAAGGCGGCGGCATGGGCGTTCGGCATCTGGCTGGTGCTGAGCACCTTCGTCGTGCAGGCCTATTTCATCCCGTCGCCGAGCATGGAGACGACGCTGATGGTCGGCGACGTGCTCTTCGTCAACAAGTTCCTCTTCGGCGCCAAGATTCCGCTGATCGACGTCCGGACGCCGGCGGTGCGCGAACCGAAGGCCGGCAACATCGTCGTCTTCATGTCGCCGATCGAGGACTCGATCCTCGTGAAGCGACTGATCGGCGTTGGCGGCGACACGCTGCAGATGAAGCAGGGTGTCCTCTACCGCAACGGCCAGGCGCTGGAGGAGCCCTACATCCAGCAGACCAACCCGACGTGGACGCTCGACCCGCGCACGCGGCAGGAGATGCGCGACCTGCAGCTGTCGCACTACATCGGTGCCGAGCCGGACAAGTATCTCCCGGACATTCACGACTGGGGCCCGCTGCTGGTGCCGAAGGATTCGCTCTGGATGATGGGCGACAACCGCGACGGCTCGCGCGACTCGCGCTTCTGGGGCTTTGTCCCGCGCAAGAATGTGCGGGGCACGCCGGCGATCATCTACTACTCGTGGGATGGCACGAGCTACCGGCCGTTCCCGTTCTTCACGGCGACCAGGTGGAATCGGATCTTTCGGGTGCCGAGATAGTTATGAACGGTGAACGGTGAACAGTGAACGGTGAACGGTGAACGGTGGCGGTGGTGAGGGGTGAGGGGTGAGGGGGCCCGCGTCGTGTCATCCTGAGCGGAGCGACGGCGGAGCCGGCGCGCAGTCGAAGGACCTCTTTCCCGGCGCTCGGAGAGAGGTCCTTCGACTTCGTCCGCTTCGCGGACTTCGCTCAGGATGACAATCCCCGGAGCCACCCCGTTCACCGTTCACCTCCCTCACCCCCTCCCCATGTCGCCCCCCGCCCATGCCCTGCGCATCTCCTCCCAGACACCATCGGGGAGCAGCGCATGCAGTCCTTCGAATCCATCATCCGCGTGGCCCGGTCCTTTGACCACGCGGCCGATCCGCCGGGGCGGGCGGCCGTCGGGGGTGTCCCTTGATGGGCAGCCCGGGGGGGTCCGGCGTGAAGGGGGGGGCCGCGGGCGCGACGTGCTCTACGCCACTGCGCGGGTGCGGTAACCGATGTCCGTCGACGCAGGGTCATCGCTCGGGGCCGCCATCGCCCCGCTCACCTTGGTGACCGAGGACGGCTATCCGCTCGCGGCCACGCGGTATCGGGCGCGCGCCCCGCTGCGTGGGGTGGTGGTGATCGCACCGGCCACCGGGGTGCGGATGCGCTACTACGCAGCGTTCGCCGAGTTCCTGGCGGGCGCGGGATTCGAGGTGCTCACCTGGGATTGGCGCGGCATTGGCGATTCGCGCCACGAGGCACGCTGGCGCGACCGTCGTCTGACGATGCGTGCCTGGGGCGAGCGGGACCTCACCGCCGCGATCTGCTGGGCAGCGCGCCGCGACCACGGCGCCCCCGTATTCGTTGTCGGGCACTCGTTCGGTGGCCAGGCGCTCGGACTTGCCGCGAACACCGATCGGGTCTCCCGTGCCGTGCTGGTCGCGGCGCAGCACGGCTGGGCAGGCCACTGGTCCCTGCGCGGCCAACTGCTGTTGCGACCGCTCTGGCATCTGGCCATGCCCCTGCTCGCGACGGTGCTCGGGCGCTTCCCGTCATCGTGGTTCGGGCTTGGCGAGGACCTGCCGTGCGGCGTGGCACGCGACTGGGCCGCGTGGGGGCGTCGTCGTGCACGCTTCGGACCATGGGCGGGCCACGCCGCGGTTCGATCGCCGTTGCTGGTCTACTCGGTCAGCGACGACCGCTTCGCGCCACCACGCGCGGTCGAGGCCCTGATCGGGGCCTATGCCGGGGCGAAGGTCCGGCACCGGCGGCTGCGGCCCGAGGAGTTCGGGGTCGCCACCTTGGGCCACTGGGCCTTCTTTCGCGAGGGCGTGATGCCGTCGGTCTGGGCTGACGTGGCGGAGTTTCTTGGGGGGGGAGATGCAAGCTGACACCGCACCGAAGATCGGGCGGTATATTTCCGCGACTCGATTCTCTGGCGGAGCATCCGCGATGACCGGCCCCCCCACCGGCGACAGCGATCTTTTCATGCGCCTCTACGCGGAGCTCCGTGTGGTGGCAGATCGCTTGCTGCGACGCGAGGCACCTGGTCACACGCTCCAGCCCACCGCGCTGGTCCATGAAGCGTGGTTCAAGCTGGCCGGCACCGCCGCTCCGGTGGTTGTTGATCGTGCCCACTACCTCGCCCTCGCGGCCCGCGCAATGCGCCAGGTCCTCGTCGATCATGCCCGGCGTCGACGGGCCGCGAAGCGTGGCGTGGCGCCGGTCGACATCACGATCGCCGACGACCGTCTCGGCTTTGCCCTGCCCCTCGACGACTTGATCGCGGTCGACGAGGCGCTCACGCGACTGGCCGAGAAGGACGAGCGTCTCGCGCGGGTGGTGGAGTTGCGGTTCTTCGCCGGTCTTGGTGAGGCGGAGGTCGCCAGCGCGCTGGGGGTCACCACGCGGACCGTGCAGCGCGATTGGCTGAAGGCCCGCGCGTGGCTGCACCTGCAACTCGCCGATGGTGGTGCCACCGCGTGACCATTCCGAACGACCGCTGGCCGCGACTTTCGGCGTTGTTCGACGAAGCGCTGGACCTGCCCGAGTCGGCGCGTGCCGCCTGGCTCGCGGAGGCCGCGCCGGACGACCCGACGCTCCGCCAGGAGCTCGTGCGCATGCTGGCTGCGCACGCACGGACCGGCCCGCTTGATCGCAACCTGGCCCCGCTGGCCGAGGCCGATTTCCACGGCCGACTCGATGCGGCGCTCGGCGATCGATACGCGCTTGGCAAGACCCTGGGCGTCGGTGGCACCGCCGCCGTCTTTCTGGCCCACGAGAGCAAGCACGACCGCCACGTGGTGCTCAAGGTGCTGCAGCCAGGGCTGGCGGCGGCGATCGGACCGACGCGCTTCCTCGAGGAAGTGCGCATCACGGCGCGGCTCTCGCATCCGCACATCCTGCCGCTGCTCGATTCGGGGGAGGTCGACGGGCTCCTCTTTTACGTCATGCCGTACCTCGGTGGCGAGACGTTGCGTGAGCGGCTCGCGCGCGACGGCGCCTTGCCGCTCACCGAGGCGGTCGGGTTGTTGCGCGACATCGCCGGCGCGTTGGCGCATGCGCACGCCGCCGGGGTCATCCACCGTGACCTCAAGCCGGAGAATGTGCTCTCGGTGGGGGCGCACGCGTACCTGCTCGATTTCGGGATCGCCAAGCTCGAAGCCGATGTCGAGAGTGCCAGCGTGACGCATCCGGGCTTCGCGATCGGGACGCCCGGGTACATGGCGCCGGAGCAAGCGGCGGGGCAGGCGGTCGATCACCGCGCCGACCTCTACAGCTGGGGGTTGCTGGCGCGCGAGATCCTCACCGGCGCGCGGTCGGCACTGCCCCTTGGCGAGCAGCGCCCCGATCTGCCGCGCTCCCTGGTGGCGCTGGTCGAGGCGTGCCTCGCGATCGATCCGGCGGAACGTCCGGCGACGGCGAGTTCGCTGGTGGCGGCACTCGACGGATTGGTCGCGCCAGTGCAGGAGCGCCCATGGTCTCGCCTGCTCCTGCCAATCCTGGCCGTCGCGGCGGTGGTGGCCGCCATGTTGATGATGCGCGGTGAGGCGCCGGCCGCGGCACCCATCGCCGGACCGATTGCCGTAACGCCGCTTCGCAACGAGACGGGAGACAGCGCGCTGGCAGGTTGGGGACGGTTGGCAGGTGACTGGGTCACTCAGGGGCTGCACGAGGCCGGGCTCCTGACCGTGGTGCCGTGGCCCAGCATTCTGCTGGCCGCGGAACAGCACGCCAAGAGTGGTGCAGCCGATCTGGCGGCCACGGTTCGCGAGGAGACCGGCGCCGCGCTGGTCGTGAGCGGGGGCTATTACCGCACCGGCGATTCGTTGCGCTTTCAGGTCAGCATCACCGACATGCGCGATGGTCGGCTGGTGGCGGCGATTCCCCCGGTGGTCGTGGTCAAGGACTCCGCCGCCTCGGCGGTGCGTGAGTTGCGCGATCGGGTGATGGGCGCGTTGGCGGTGGCACTCGACGAGCGGATGCCGCCCGAAGTCGACCTGGCTGCGCATCCGCCGACGTGGGAGGCGTACCGCGCGTTCGATCGCGGGATGGCCGAGTTCAATCGCTACGACTATGCCAAGGCCGACACGTCGTTGCGCGAGGCGTGGGCACTCGATTCGACCTTCGTGCCGGCCCTCCTCTATGCCACCTTCGCGGTGGTGAACGATGGTGATGCCGTGCGCGGCGATTCCCTGTTGGCGCAAGTCATGCTGCGCCAGCGCCACTTGAGCGGCTACCACGCCGCGCTGGCGGGGTATCTCGAGGCGTATCTCGCCGGCGACCGGAGCCAGGCGCTGCCGAAGATTCTGCTGGCGGCCGGACTGGCGCCCTCCTCGCGCGCCGGGTACAACGCCGCGTTCGTCCTGCTGCAGTTGAACCGGCCGCGTGAAGCCGATTCGATTCTCGGCTCGCTCAATCCGGATCGTGGCCCGATGCGAGACTGGCCGACCTACTGGAGCCAGCGCGCGTACGCCGCTCACCTGCTCGGTGACCACGACCGTGAGCGCAGCTATGCGCGGACCATGCGCGCGCGCCACCCCGATCAGCGCGTGAGCTGGGTCATCGAGGCCCGCGCCCTCGCGGCGATGGGTCGCGAGCAGGCCCTCGATTCGCTCTTCGTGGCGGCGGCGACGCTTGACCCCGACGTCTATTGGTCCCAGGGCGCGATGTATGTCGTGGCGGGCGAGGAACTCGCGGCACATCAGCGCGGCGATTCGCTGGTGCGCTTCCGGCAGGCAGTGACGTGGTTCGAGGAACGACTGCGCAACGATCCGGCCAACCGTGCCCACCAGACCTGGCTGGCGCAAGCCTACCTCGGACTCGGCGACTGGAAGGCCGCCGAGCGATGGCTCTCGATCGTCGATGCCAAGGGCCCGCCGCGCCTCTTTATCCGCGGACTACTCGCGACCCTCGCCGCTCGGCGCGGCGACTCGGCCGGGGCCGTTCGCCTCCTCGGGCCCGGCCCGACGGCGGGACACGTCGACGGCGAGTTCCTGGTCTACGAGGCCAGGCTGGCCGCGCTCCGTGGTGACCGCGAGGAGGCGATCGCCAAGTTGAGCACCGCACTGCGTCTCGGCGTGAACAATTTTCATTGGGTGCAGCATGCGGTGCGGCAGGACTTCGCGGCGATGGCGGGGGATGCGAGGTATCGGAAGTTGATGGGATTGGAGGGGGGAAGGTGAACGGTGAACGGTGCGCCGGGATGAGGTCCGAGTGCGCCGGCTCGCGTCGCTTCGCTCAGGATGACAATTCCGGACGGCACCCCGTTCACCGTTCACCGTTCACCCCTTACCTTCCAACCATCCCCCAACCGAGATCCCAACCCATGCGCTGGTCCGCCTCCGGTCGTTCGCAGAACCTTGAAGATCGTCGCGGCGGTGGCGGCGGCGGGATGATTCCCGGTGGCATCGGCGGCCTGGGGATCGGCGGCGTGGTGCTCGTCGTCATCTTCTC
The Gemmatimonadota bacterium DNA segment above includes these coding regions:
- the lepB gene encoding signal peptidase I, whose translation is MGGADAPGQIRHEGGVVAKGGAGKSLLDWIKAAAWAFGIWLVLSTFVVQAYFIPSPSMETTLMVGDVLFVNKFLFGAKIPLIDVRTPAVREPKAGNIVVFMSPIEDSILVKRLIGVGGDTLQMKQGVLYRNGQALEEPYIQQTNPTWTLDPRTRQEMRDLQLSHYIGAEPDKYLPDIHDWGPLLVPKDSLWMMGDNRDGSRDSRFWGFVPRKNVRGTPAIIYYSWDGTSYRPFPFFTATRWNRIFRVPR
- a CDS encoding alpha/beta fold hydrolase gives rise to the protein MSVDAGSSLGAAIAPLTLVTEDGYPLAATRYRARAPLRGVVVIAPATGVRMRYYAAFAEFLAGAGFEVLTWDWRGIGDSRHEARWRDRRLTMRAWGERDLTAAICWAARRDHGAPVFVVGHSFGGQALGLAANTDRVSRAVLVAAQHGWAGHWSLRGQLLLRPLWHLAMPLLATVLGRFPSSWFGLGEDLPCGVARDWAAWGRRRARFGPWAGHAAVRSPLLVYSVSDDRFAPPRAVEALIGAYAGAKVRHRRLRPEEFGVATLGHWAFFREGVMPSVWADVAEFLGGGDAS
- a CDS encoding sigma-70 family RNA polymerase sigma factor produces the protein MTGPPTGDSDLFMRLYAELRVVADRLLRREAPGHTLQPTALVHEAWFKLAGTAAPVVVDRAHYLALAARAMRQVLVDHARRRRAAKRGVAPVDITIADDRLGFALPLDDLIAVDEALTRLAEKDERLARVVELRFFAGLGEAEVASALGVTTRTVQRDWLKARAWLHLQLADGGATA
- a CDS encoding protein kinase, whose amino-acid sequence is MTIPNDRWPRLSALFDEALDLPESARAAWLAEAAPDDPTLRQELVRMLAAHARTGPLDRNLAPLAEADFHGRLDAALGDRYALGKTLGVGGTAAVFLAHESKHDRHVVLKVLQPGLAAAIGPTRFLEEVRITARLSHPHILPLLDSGEVDGLLFYVMPYLGGETLRERLARDGALPLTEAVGLLRDIAGALAHAHAAGVIHRDLKPENVLSVGAHAYLLDFGIAKLEADVESASVTHPGFAIGTPGYMAPEQAAGQAVDHRADLYSWGLLAREILTGARSALPLGEQRPDLPRSLVALVEACLAIDPAERPATASSLVAALDGLVAPVQERPWSRLLLPILAVAAVVAAMLMMRGEAPAAAPIAGPIAVTPLRNETGDSALAGWGRLAGDWVTQGLHEAGLLTVVPWPSILLAAEQHAKSGAADLAATVREETGAALVVSGGYYRTGDSLRFQVSITDMRDGRLVAAIPPVVVVKDSAASAVRELRDRVMGALAVALDERMPPEVDLAAHPPTWEAYRAFDRGMAEFNRYDYAKADTSLREAWALDSTFVPALLYATFAVVNDGDAVRGDSLLAQVMLRQRHLSGYHAALAGYLEAYLAGDRSQALPKILLAAGLAPSSRAGYNAAFVLLQLNRPREADSILGSLNPDRGPMRDWPTYWSQRAYAAHLLGDHDRERSYARTMRARHPDQRVSWVIEARALAAMGREQALDSLFVAAATLDPDVYWSQGAMYVVAGEELAAHQRGDSLVRFRQAVTWFEERLRNDPANRAHQTWLAQAYLGLGDWKAAERWLSIVDAKGPPRLFIRGLLATLAARRGDSAGAVRLLGPGPTAGHVDGEFLVYEARLAALRGDREEAIAKLSTALRLGVNNFHWVQHAVRQDFAAMAGDARYRKLMGLEGGR
- the msrA gene encoding peptide-methionine (S)-S-oxide reductase MsrA, which encodes MALATLGGGCFWCLEAVFERVAGVTAVVSGYAGGHVPSPSYEAVCAGITGHAEVVQVEFDPAVISYHDLLEIFFTIHDPTMLNRQGHDSGTQYRSAIYTHDAGQADVAPALVASLEADAVFPRPIVTEVTPLDTFWPAEAHHQQYFRRHPAQPYCAAVIAPKVAKLRAKWASRLRNASGEMTSAP